The Maniola hyperantus chromosome 25, iAphHyp1.2, whole genome shotgun sequence genome segment agatggaagcgcgctaacctgcagggtgattcgctaactcagtcagtttctaacactgactGATAGGcacggagctcattttttaatccgatgaaggttttctacgaaaaaatattttaatataacccagtgaagcagcagtgaaccaaccaacctcggtggctatcatttactgttagacactgagttagcaaatcacctagcagctaggtgattctctaactcagtgtctaacactaaatgatagccaccgaggttggttagttctacattgctgcttcactgggtggtagtaaaatattttttcgtagaatatcttcaacggattaaaaaatgagctcggtggctatcgttcagtgttagacactgagttagagaatcaccccacaggtcttaaactatacccctgcaattacgtcgatccgttgctccgttgcgacgtgattgaaggacaaaccaacaaacaaacacactttcacattttataataggggtagtgatgataTTAGTATGATATGATAtcaatatcatattatattaatatgatatattattattattatatatatcattttcattattattattattatttcaggtTCAAAACTTAGACTACGGGAATCAATACGAAAGCAGTAAAGAATCCGATGAAAACAATAATAAGGACTACGATCAGGTACCTAATACTTCTTTtcataataactagctgacggACAAACAGATCGCCAAGAAAgcgaattaataaaaatcagataagtgcgagtcagactcccacacgaagggttccgtatcaacGTGCACTACAGCGTAAGAgacaacactttttaattttcacaacggccatattgaaatttttattaagtatttacatTCTGTGACAATTTCGACTCaactattatggttcacgagatacaccCCACGGACATACAGACGGATGGCCAGCGGAAACTTAGTCATAGGGTCCCGTTTGCACCCttcgcgtacggaaccctaaaaacgtcctGAAGTACCTAGACTCACAACGACGATGAGGAAGCGCTAGTTTGTCGTTGCCATGTCGTTGCCGTGTTGATGTCGTATCGTTGCAGTCTCGTTGCCGTGTCATTGCCGTAtcgttgccgtgtcgttgtATATAACTACCTACACTAACATTTTAAATCGTATATTTCTTTTTTACAGGATCAAAACTATGCATTCTCATACAGAGTCAAAGATCAGACGACCGGTGATGATTTCTCACACAAACAGCAAAGCGTGAGCGGTGGCACCAACGGAGAGTACAGGGTTCGACTCCCAGATGGAAGATTACAAATTGTTTCGTACACAGCCGATGAAAATGGCTACAAAGCTGATGTAAGATATGATGAAGATGAAGCTAACAGAcctaaaaataacattaataaCGGTTATAATAATGCAAAACAATATAACAATCAAAATCTTCAAAATAACATTAAACAAAACAatcattataatacaatatttaaacAATATAACAATAATGGATTTAGAAATAACGATGCGAATAACATAAGAGAGTATGATAATCAAAATATAGCAAGTAATCATTTAAGACCACAACAAACTAATATAAATCAATACGAAGATCGCATATTCGtgaataattatgtaaaacatGACAATGCAAAACAATTTGATAATCAAAACatccaaaatatttatttacaacaaaCAGATGGTAATGTAAGACAATACGAAAATGTAAATCTCAGAAACGATTATGTGAATTACAAAGATGAAATACCAATTAAAGAAGACCCTAATCAGTATAACTCAAAAGAATATTATGATTATTCATCAGAATATAATCAAAATTATGAGCCTTATAATCGTAAATTTGCTATTTTTCAACCTGTTTCAACACAACCACCTGTAGTAACAACTTTGAGACCAAATTATATAAGACCGGAATATAAAAATTTGTTCACTTTAGCTCCCACTAAAGTATCTCCTATTTACATAGATGGTGTCATTTCTGCAACGAATAACCCAATAGTCAAATATGAATCGACATCAGAGAATGCTGTTTTTGCAGATAGAAAAAAGATTTATACTAATGTAAATCATATTGTACCTACGGAACCAACTTCTACTGTTAAGAATTACGTATCAGTAACACCTGCTGCTTACTTGGCATCTACTATTGCGAGTTTGAGAGATAGAATGACACCTAAACCTGTCGTTTTTGGTAACTTTATTAATACGCTTGGTAAATATTTGAGTTTTAAGTGAGTTTTTGTTAATAATAGTGTaggataaaatttaataataataatagataaattaataatcttctaaatatataaaaggaaaaggtgactgactgactgactgactgactgactgactgactgactgactgactgactgactgatctatcaacgcacagctcaaactactggacggatcgggctgaaatttggcatgcagatagctattatgacgtaggcatccgctaagaaaggatttttgaaaattcaactcctaagggggtgaaatagggttttgaaattttgtagtccacgcggacgaagtcgcgagcataagctagtttaaactaaaactaaatccttaaaaaatataatattataactaaaatatattattaaaaggagtccctttaggcaaggttccgaagatactggcagcgttccccctttgaatagctaggctaattctttgtccgaggtagctgccagctcttcggtctcctgtgatgtcgactaacctttttgctatttccttaaaaaggcttatagcgctaggaccccaGTGTAGGATTAAGTGTATTTTGTATCAAAGGGTAATGACAAagataaaattttgtaatttattatttttgtataataaaaattcaaaaatcagCTTGTTTTATTTCAATGGACATAAGATAGTGTATCAAATTGTTTTTAGTAAATTGATTGAGAAATAATAAGAGTAGTTGATGTAATTCAtcaattcatcattatcataatgaacccatcgctgactcactactgagtaggggtcttttctcagagtgagaagggtttggctatagtctaccacgctggcctaatGCGGAATGGAATGGCAAatttcacacagctttgagaacattatggagaactctgagtcaagcaggtttcctcacgatgttttccttcaccgttataatATTCATTTGCTTAAAGGGCACATAACTCCAGAATATTACGAGTGCCCCGGATCGAATCCTCAACCTCCCGAATAAAAGGCGGAttacatcttaaccactaggtaacCACGACTCTTCTATTTAgtacattactagctgatgcccgcgacttcgtccgcgtggaattaggttttttaaaaatcccgtgggaactctttgattttccgggataaaaagtagcatatgtcactctccaggtctttatctatacacatgcaaaaaaatcacgtcaatccgttgcgacgtgattgaaggacaaaccaacaaacaaacacactttcgcatttataataggggaactgataatattttcatactatttatacttacttgaacctacttttaaaatattgaagtaggtttcaactttcaaaaattaatattgtattCTGTAGTTTCACCTTTGAATTTCATCACTTCACGAGAAGACGGATGTCTTTATTACCGTTCCTCATATCACGGAAGTTCACGGAATCCAA includes the following:
- the LOC117994003 gene encoding probable serine/threonine-protein kinase clkA isoform X2 translates to MFQKFLWYTLIVTLYIKEVVLQELPTPASLVEPRNFNYHPYELRQYLEDSKPTKQGPVLFPNDGQPPPRRPLIVTARPLIEAIAQSNLNPNPPNNSITENSIPAQNSIPNYNFVLTQNNPLNHIYPLPSPTEVTLSPDLLANISPISNNDLFSNTGETSINNVPEATSYNHVPYADMLLKARLRGYARENGFNDYEVQNLDYGNQYESSKESDENNNKDYDQDQNYAFSYRVKDQTTGDDFSHKQQSVSGGTNGEYRVRLPDGRLQIVSYTADENGYKADVRYDEDEANRPKNNINNGYNNAKQYNNQNLQNNIKQNNHYNTIFKQYNNNGFRNNDANNIREYDNQNIASNHLRPQQTNINQYEDRIFVNNYVKHDNAKQFDNQNIQNIYLQQTDGNVRQYENVNLRNDYVNYKDEIPIKEDPNQYNSKEYYDYSSEYNQNYEPYNRKFAIFQPVSTQPPVVTTLRPNYIRPEYKNLFTLAPTKVSPIYIDGVISATNNPIVKYESTSENAVFADRKKIYTNVNHIVPTEPTSTVKNYVSVTPAAYLASTIASLRDRMTPKPVVFGNFINTLGKYLSFK
- the LOC117994003 gene encoding glycosyltransferase-like protein gnt13 isoform X1 gives rise to the protein MFQKFLWYTLIVTLYIKEVVLQELPTPASLVEPRNFNYHPYELRQYLEDSKPTKQGPVLFPNDGQPPPRRPLIVTARPLIEAIAQSNLNPNPPNNSITENSIPAQNSIPNYNFVLTQNNPLNHIYPLPSPTEVTLSPDLLANISPISNNDLFSNTGETSINNVPEATSYNHVPYADMLLKARLRGYARENGFNDYEERTVLPPIYRALSDYARQNVLKPKPPKQYYQVQNLDYGNQYESSKESDENNNKDYDQDQNYAFSYRVKDQTTGDDFSHKQQSVSGGTNGEYRVRLPDGRLQIVSYTADENGYKADVRYDEDEANRPKNNINNGYNNAKQYNNQNLQNNIKQNNHYNTIFKQYNNNGFRNNDANNIREYDNQNIASNHLRPQQTNINQYEDRIFVNNYVKHDNAKQFDNQNIQNIYLQQTDGNVRQYENVNLRNDYVNYKDEIPIKEDPNQYNSKEYYDYSSEYNQNYEPYNRKFAIFQPVSTQPPVVTTLRPNYIRPEYKNLFTLAPTKVSPIYIDGVISATNNPIVKYESTSENAVFADRKKIYTNVNHIVPTEPTSTVKNYVSVTPAAYLASTIASLRDRMTPKPVVFGNFINTLGKYLSFK